The following are encoded in a window of Penaeus vannamei isolate JL-2024 chromosome 17, ASM4276789v1, whole genome shotgun sequence genomic DNA:
- the LOC113814800 gene encoding protein O-linked-mannose beta-1,2-N-acetylglucosaminyltransferase 1, with product MERQGNRRNPHSLTCCPKWFLLAIFAVVIGLMIDQSRSMFPAVQGGTVEEFYYHWLSRNEPGLRDAQANDFYNERERNSGSIPVEVLVDALTISINVHGKEVVRQHNETMRVGVKKYTTAHRGVHLAVLHPHSGALMLYTFFRTCEARATEGLVNTLKSIQPGRILVFAAPGDWRQHLDDETSDFLIKFLKGWWVGDVCYGEMFVAVLTVGGPLWAEGVTEIKNSTQATSKPLWLAAEVPRGPEDSGCAWYGDPKLHSRAVFCETYEGYGELCDCNTRDPISPMAAPSLETKEQIPVVIVTARKQYKVLKQLRQLWSQAGGKTTPVLLSVDGWQKEAHDFAGVMGLRAVFHNNPASVGAKIRINEHIKFSIYHAFRSFPKADKIIVLEDDLILSPDFISYFHQTAPLLDADDSIFCINAYNYNSFPPTAVDTSRLYRENTLPAYGWMVTRRWSMDVLPRWPIVNFDVDWDWYLRLMEMRGRSIVTPQVPRTRHDGNGGVHVGGFEQATYMDRRAFNTDPNAVVDISYLTRDAYEAFLEREFAAATVLVIDEHPCRKEYVPKYKVGSFVIYYFAEAEKDKHKAYFTLAWCFGGYERGKMEHHHMMHSLGYYGNNIYLIACPGSLYCKLSKEEYNRLVYFGNQQDTLITKDYLSPVLDNRTRMTLHFRQTPENALDEFLLENYISYIPNYRMVQIGEDGDEPNQ from the exons ATGGAGCGGCAAGGCAATAGGAGGaatcctcactctctcacatgcTGCCCGAAATGGTTCCTCCTTGCCATTTTCGCGGTCGTGATTGGCTTGATGATCGACCAATCAAGGAGCATGTTTCCCGCGGTTCAAGGGGGGACTGTGGAAGAATTCTACTATCACTGGCTATCGAGGA ATGAACCAGGCCTCCGGGATGCCCAGGCCAACGATTTCTATAACGAaagag AGAGAAATTCGGGCTCTATCCCCGTGGAGGTGCTGGTAGACGCTCTAACCATTAGTATCAACGTTCATGGGAAGGAG GTGGTAAGGCAACACAATGAGACGATGCGGGTGGGCGTTAAGAAGTACACGACAGCCCACAGGGGCGTGCATCTCGCCGTGCTTCATCCCCACAGCGGCGCCCTCATGCTGTACACCTTCTTCAGGACCTGTGAAGCCCGCGCCACAGAGGGCCTCGTCAACACCCTCAAGAGCATACAGCCAGGCAGGATCCTCGTCTTTGCAGCGCCG GGCGACTGGAGACAGCACTTGGACGACGAGACGAGTGATTTCTTGATCAAGTTCCTGAAGGGTTGGTGGGTGGGCGACGTGTGCTATGGGGAGATGTTTGTTGCTGTGCTCACGGTGGGCGGTCCCCTGTGGGCGGAGGGCGTGACAGAAATTAAAAACAGTACGCAGGCTACATCGAAGCCGCTGTGGCTGGCTGCTGAAGTACCTCGCGGCCCGGAAG ACAGCGGGTGCGCGTGGTACGGGGACCCCAAACTGCACTCGCGAGCCGTATTTTGTGAGACTTACGAAGGGTATGGGGAACTCTGCGACTGTAACACCCGGGATCCCATCTCGCCCATGGCAGCT ccGTCCCTGGAAACCAAGGAGCAGATTCCAGTAGTGATCGTCACGGCGCGTAAGCAATACAAAGTGCTTAA ACAGCTCCGGCAGCTTTGGTCGCAGGCGGGAGGAAAAACCACGCCCGTCCTCTTGTCGGTAGACGGATGGCAGAAGGAAGCGCATGACTTCGCGGGCGTGATGGGCTTGCGGGCGGTTTTCCACAATAACCCCGCTTCCGTGGGCGCCAAAATCCGCATCAATGAACACATCAAGTTCTCCATCTACCACGCCTTCAGGAGCTTCCCGAAGGCCGATAAGATCATTGTTCTCGAGGATGACCTTATACTGTCGCCGGACTTTATCAG CTACTTCCACCAGACGGCGCCACTGCTGGATGCCGACGACTCCATTTTCTGCATCAACGCCTACAACTACAACAGCTTCCCGCCCACCGCTGTCGACACCTCTCGTCTTTACCGCGAGAACACTCTCCCCGCCTATGGCTGGATGGTGACAAGGAGGTGGTCCATGGATGTCCTCCCGCGCTGGCCTATCGTGAACTTC GACGTAGACTGGGATTGGTACTTACGGCTAATGGAGATGCGAGGCCGGAGCATCGTCACGCCCCAGGTTCCAAGGACGAGGCACGACGGGAACGGAGGCGTCCACGTCGGGGGATTCGAACAGGCGACCTACATGGACAGGAGGGCTTTCAATACGGATCCGAACGCCGTTGTTGACATCTCGTA TTTAACCCGTGATGCATATGAGGCATTTCTGGAGAGGGAATTCGCTGCCGCCACGGTGCTAGTCATCGACGAGCACCCTTGCCGGAAGGAATACGTTCCCAAATACAAG GTTGGGAGTTTCGTGATCTACTACTTTGCAGAAGCAGAGAAGGACAAGCATAAGGCCTATTTCACACTTGCTTGG TGTTTCGGCGGGTATGAACGAGGCAAGATGGAGCATCACCACATGATGCATTCCCTTGGTTACTATGGCAACAACATTTACCTCATCGCTTGTCCCGGGTCTTTGTACTG caaACTGTCCAAAGAAGAATATAACAGATTAGTATATTTCGGGAACCAGCAAGACACACTTATCACCAAGGATTATCTATCGCCAGTCCTGGACAACAGGACGCGCATGACCCTGCACTTCCGGCAGACGCCTGAGAACGCTCTGGACGAATTCCTCCTTGAAAACTACATCAGTTATATTCCGAATTACAGGATGGTACAGATTGGCGAAGACGGGGACGAGCCTAATCAGTGA